The Panicum virgatum strain AP13 chromosome 5K, P.virgatum_v5, whole genome shotgun sequence genome has a window encoding:
- the LOC120705719 gene encoding uncharacterized protein LOC120705719: MVVARAKAKAPPAAGAGAGAAGRRGGGVRVGPARLEGLPAAWPAGAAAVKVKWPTPGGALAHMLTGRWARGVTAVEPVTAGGTARWEPRDGNRFSLHVGPAGGRAERGVFFSVLYGFQEHGRGKDLVRLEEIGTAMISLEECCWEMQLQQQRQQLVVVPIRLSKDGWASDAMLYVNVELVDVNTRSDVERAVSFREKPRTSMPPPPAMRDLRKSLEAAAYHDVLDLRQLLDLAEKEGRVAVFGSKRISDSSSVSSISSSCSSSSSSSSTISISSASTSGGASPEPASTSKRRFLPWMRRSRDFDKRSSESLSQELPMKCMDDDPAGSWETREFTSRDAETKLRTPVFFASIDQRDDSAGGESACTALVAVLAAALHANHPTMPTRPELDALIRDGSSEWRKLCDDEAHMAQFPNRHFDLETVLAARTRPIAVQHDKAFVGFFQPESFASLSGAMSFDDIWREIGGGEREPGRADVYIVSWNDHFFVLKVESDCYYIIDTLGERLHEGCDRAYMLRFDGTSEMLSTAPAEDKEEVIVTGKECCREFIKRFLAAIPLREELEIEKKGAGGIDAVGAPHRRLQIEFHFTVLQHDER; the protein is encoded by the exons ATGGTGGTCGCGAGGGCCAAGGCGAAGGCGCCGCccgcggcgggcgccggcgccggcgcggcggggcggcggggcggcggcgtcaggGTGGGCCCGGCGAGGCTCGAGGGCCTCCCCGCGGCGTggccggcgggcgccgccgccgtcaaggtCAAGTGGCCCACGCCCGGGGGCGCGCTCGCGCACATGCTCACGGGGCGGTGGGCGCGCGGGGTCACCGCCGTCGAGCCCGTCACcgccggcggcaccgcgcgctgGGAGCCCCGCGACGGCAACCGCTTCAGCCTCCACGTCgggcccgccggcggccgcgctgaGCGCGGCGTCTTCTTCTCCGTCCTCTAT GGATTCCAAGAACATGGCCGGGGCAAGGACCTGGTGAGGCTGGAGGAGATCGGGACAGCCATGATAAGCCTGGAGGAGTGCTGCTGGGAGATGcaactgcagcagcagcgccagcagctGGTGGTTGTCCCCATCAGGCTGAGCAAGGACGGATGGGCAAGTGATGCCATGCTTTAT GTGAACGTGGAGCTCGTGGATGTGAACACACGCTCCGACGTCGAAAGGGCCGTCTCGTTCAGGGAGAAGCCAAGAACGAGcatgccgccgcccccggcaaTGCGAGACCTCCGCAAGAGCTTGGAGGCAGCGGCGTACCATGACGTTCTTGATCTGAGGCAGCTGCTTGACCTGGCTGAGAAGGAGGGCCGGGTGGCTGTGTTCGGGAGCAAAAGGATCTCTGATTCCAGCAGCGTGAGCAGCAtaagcagcagctgcagcagcagcagcagtagcagcagcacaATCAGCATCAGCAGTGCCAGCACCAGTGGGGGCGCGAGCCCGGAGCCCGCCTCGACGTCGAAGCGCCGGTTCCTGCCATGGATGCGGAGAAGCAGGGACTTTGACAAGAGGAGCTCCGAGTCGCTCTCCCAGGAACTGCCGATGAAGTGCATG GACGACGATCCAGCCGGCAGCTGGGAGACGCGCGAGTTCACGAGCAGGGACGCGGAGACGAAGCTCCGGACGCCGGTGTTCTTCGCGTCCATCGACCAGCGTGACGACAGCGCCGGCGGGGAGAGCGCGTGCACGGCGCTGGTGGCGGTGCTCGCCGCGGCGCTCCACGCCAACCACCCAACGATGCCCACGCGACCGGAGCTGGACGCGCTCATCCGGGACGGCTCGTCGGAGTGGCGGAAGCTCTGCGACGACGAGGCCCACATGGCGCAGTTCCCGAACCGGCACTTCGACCTGGAGACCGTCCTCGCCGCCCGGACGCGGCCCATCGCCGTGCAGCACGACAAGGCCTTCGTCGGCTTCTTCCAGCCGGAGAGCTTCGCGTCGCTGTCCGGCGCCATGTCGTTCGACGACATCTGGCGCgagatcggcggcggcgagcgcgagccgGGGCGCGCGGACGTTTACATTGTGAGCTGGAACGACCACTTCTTCGTGCTCAAGGTGGAGAGCGACTGCTACTACATCATCGACACGCTGGGCGAGCGGCTGCACGAGGGCTGCGACAGGGCCTACATGCTGAGGTTCGATGGCACGTCGGAGATGCTGTCGACGGCGCCGGCCGAGGACAAGGAGGAGGTGATCGTAACCGGGAAGGAGTGCTGCAGGGAGTTCATCAAGAGGTTCTTGGCCGCCATACCGCTCAGGGAGGAGCTGGAGATCGAGAAGAAAGGTGCTGGCGGCATCGATGCCGTCGGTGCGCCGCACCGGCGGCTGCAGATCGAGTTCCACTTCACAGTCCTGCAGCACGACGAAAGATGA
- the LOC120705718 gene encoding protein ALWAYS EARLY 3-like isoform X1, producing MAPAKGSRTINKTIIKGYEDQQQYDDPPSSSKAKQKKRKISDLDPKWSKDELTQFYEAYRRHGKDWKKISLAVGGKSSDMVRSLYSVHRTFLSLPERQATAMGFIALVTGHHNASEKFTSHIGDDKMIRASGKARRRSEATQQKATGRPDVHEHDCHEGKIAGFSSSFKKRYYGDFVRNSQNHAVRRRTPRIPVIAPAVRNTIDEVSPGIENIVNTTKRKYEATNKDCAMVPTNECSPDRSSGITETNKAGQDHMFLNTKATGDTAICQQQLKKTRIQQPTGEGQTVKVEHETVMASDEGNMLVDSLNQHHIHRNIISEDDMLVLDVLNSLVNAPSKTSKLEIKVPSGSHGKTDSVLSGRREKDHPTIDLSKQGRAIGKSSASKTGKKRHKKLLGAEVLAEAQKISVNNLVLPDAPRVGITDDSSLCTDSARVGIPEASEDISTKAPRASTEIKPEIRMSRRTRRKYQMQCKRKHVSCNEDSDNLQAKKLLHCLSSESLRRWCAYEWFYSAVDYPWFSDNEFVHYLNHAKLSHLSRLTRSEWSAIRSSLGKPRRFSDHFLAVEKEKLEDYREKVRKIYAQLRDGSRDSLPADLARPFSVGQEVIVRHPSSRELCDGKVVMMGPDCYKVHFVNPDLGVDIVKDTDCMPVNWLYNRPDNMRRICLSNNVYSILETEHIPDLAASENWDLAVHGVTVTSDKQLKVESVVNGERPPYWSTSDGHPTKSRGCPDNNGGHNNELESYIAAFVQKSLSRARQMVDEAMKANSEGSDVRVRMPNQETDCVGPQSEATVRGAQLPSNLISNCIATVLSIKRLSDSRHPPANIAGVLERASSMLCPSCPENLAIYKDIETCLSVIANQILALVPTALGNCGPPMSPL from the exons ATGGCCCCAGCAAAAGGTTCTCGAACTATTAACAAGACCATAATAAAAGGATATGAGGATCAACAGCAGTACGACGATCCACCTAGTTCAAGCAAAGCTAAACAAAAA AAGAGGAAAATTTCTGACTTAGATCCCAAATGGAGCAAGGATGAGCTTACACAATTTTATGAAGCCTACCGCCGACATGGAAAAGACTGGAAAAAG ATCAGCTTAGCAGTAGGCGGTAAATCGTCAGACATGGTGCGATCTCTTTACAGTGTACATCGG ACTTTCTTATCTCTTCCTGAACGTCAAGCCACTGCCATGGGATTTATTGCGCTGGTGACTGGTCATCACAATGCTTCA GAAAAATTCACAAGTCATATAGGAGATGATAAAATGATCAGAGCATCTGGGAAGGCAAGGCGACGCAGTGAAGCTACACAACAGAAAGCAACTGGAAGGCCTGACGTGCATGAGCATGACTGTCATGAAGGAAAAATTGCTGGATTTTCATCTTCCTTCAAAAAACGATACTATGGAG ATTTTGTCAGGAATAGCCAGAACCATGCTGTTCGAAGGCGTACTCCTCGTATACCGGTCATAGCTCCTGCAGTCAGGAATACCATTGATGAGGTCTCACCAGGTATTGAAAACATTGTCAATACTACCAAGAGAAAATATGAAGCGACAAATAAAGATTGTGCTATGGTTCCAACGAATGAGTGCTCTCCAGACAGAAGTTCCGGAATCACTGAAACAAATAAGGCTGGTCAAGATCATATGTTCTTGAACACCAAGGCAACTGGAGACACAGCGATATGTCAGCAACAGTTGAAGAAAACAAGGATTCAGCAACCTACAGGGGAAGGTCAGACCGTTAAAGTTGAGCATGAGACAGTGATGGCATCTGATGAAGGGAATATGCTTGTTGATTCACTCAACCAACATCATATTCATAGAAACATTATTTCTGAAG ATGATATGTTGGTCTTAGATGTACTGAATAGTCTGGTGAATGCACCCTCTAAAACGTCAAAACTCGAGATCAAAGTTCCTTCAG GATCTCATGGAAAAACTGACTCTGTGTTATCTGGTAGAAGGGAGAAAGATCACCCTACCATTGATCTATCTAAACAAGGGAGGGCAATTGGTAAATCCAGTGCTTCCAAAACTGGGAAGAAAAGGCATAAGAAGCTATTAGGTGCAGAG GTGCTTGCTGAAGCACAAAAAATTTCTGTTAACAATTTAGTTCTGCCAGATGCACCGAGGGTTGGTATCACCGATGATTCATCCTTGTGTACTGACTCTGCAAGAGTGGGGATACCTGAAGCATCTGAAGATATTTCCACTAAAGCCCCCAGGGCATCAACAGAAATCAAGCCTGAGATTAgaatgtctagaaggaccagaAGGAAATaccaaatgcaatgcaaaagaaAGCACGTGTCATGCAATGAAGATTCAGATAATTTACAG GCAAAGAAATTGCTGCACTGTCTGTCATCTGAATCACTTCGTAGATGGTGCGCGTACGAGTGGTTCTATAGTGCAGTTGATTATCCATGGTTTTCGGATAATGAGTTCGTGCACTACCTAAATCATGCAAAATTAAGTCATCTGTCAAGGTTGACAAGATCAGAGTGGAGCGCAATTCGAAG TTCCCTTGGCAAACCCAGGCGATTTTCAGATCATTTTCTGGCTGTGGAAAAGGAAAAACTTGAGGATTATCGAGAGAAAGTAAGGAAAATATATGCTCAACTTCGTGATGGTTCACGGGATTCTCTACCGGCAGACCTAGCTAGGCCATTTTCAGTTGGTCAGGAGGTGATTGTGCGTCATCCAAGTTCTAGAGAACTTTGTGATGGCAAAGTGGTGATGATGGGGCCAGATTGTTACAAGGTTCATTTTGTTAACCCTGACCTTGGTGTTGATATTGTAAAG GACACTGATTGTATGCCAGTTAATTGGTTGTATAATCGTCCTGACAACATGAGAAGGATCTGCCTTTCAAATAATGTGTACAGCATCCTGGAGACAGAGCACATTCCTGACCTTGCAGCAAGTGAGAACTGGGACCTTGCTGTACATGGAGTTACTGTAACATCAGATAAACAGCTCAAG GTTGAATCTGTTGTAAATGGTGAAAGGCCACCGTATTGGAGTACATCCGATGGCCATCCTACAAAATCTAGAGGTTGCCCAGACAACAATGGTGGTCACAACAATGAGCTAGAGTCATATATAGCTGCCTTTGTACAAAAATCGCTATCCCGGGCCAGGCAGATGGTTGATGAAGCCATGAAG GCGAACTCTGAAGGTAGTGATGTAAGGGTACGGATGCCAAATCAAGAGACAGATTGTGTGGGCCCACAATCTGAAGCTACTGTTCGTGGCGCCCAACTTCCTTCCAACCTGATATCAAACTGCATTGCGACAGTTCTTTCTATCAAG CGCCTTAGCGACTCACGGCATCCACCTGCTAACATAGCAGGTGTCTTGGAGCGTGCTTCCTCAATGCTATGCCCAAGCTGTCCGGAGAACCTTGCAATCTACAAAGACATAGAGACTTGTCTCTCTGTCATAGCAAACCAGATACTTGCACTTGTGCCAACAGCGTTGGGCAATTGTGGACCTCCCATGTCACCTCTGTAA
- the LOC120705718 gene encoding protein ALWAYS EARLY 3-like isoform X2, translated as MAPAKGSRTINKTIIKGYEDQQQYDDPPSSSKAKQKKRKISDLDPKWSKDELTQFYEAYRRHGKDWKKISLAVGGKSSDMVRSLYSVHRTFLSLPERQATAMGFIALVTGHHNASEKFTSHIGDDKMIRASGKARRRSEATQQKATGRPDVHEHDCHEGKIAGFSSSFKKRYYGDFVRNSQNHAVRRRTPRIPVIAPAVRNTIDEVSPDRSSGITETNKAGQDHMFLNTKATGDTAICQQQLKKTRIQQPTGEGQTVKVEHETVMASDEGNMLVDSLNQHHIHRNIISEDDMLVLDVLNSLVNAPSKTSKLEIKVPSGSHGKTDSVLSGRREKDHPTIDLSKQGRAIGKSSASKTGKKRHKKLLGAEVLAEAQKISVNNLVLPDAPRVGITDDSSLCTDSARVGIPEASEDISTKAPRASTEIKPEIRMSRRTRRKYQMQCKRKHVSCNEDSDNLQAKKLLHCLSSESLRRWCAYEWFYSAVDYPWFSDNEFVHYLNHAKLSHLSRLTRSEWSAIRSSLGKPRRFSDHFLAVEKEKLEDYREKVRKIYAQLRDGSRDSLPADLARPFSVGQEVIVRHPSSRELCDGKVVMMGPDCYKVHFVNPDLGVDIVKDTDCMPVNWLYNRPDNMRRICLSNNVYSILETEHIPDLAASENWDLAVHGVTVTSDKQLKVESVVNGERPPYWSTSDGHPTKSRGCPDNNGGHNNELESYIAAFVQKSLSRARQMVDEAMKANSEGSDVRVRMPNQETDCVGPQSEATVRGAQLPSNLISNCIATVLSIKRLSDSRHPPANIAGVLERASSMLCPSCPENLAIYKDIETCLSVIANQILALVPTALGNCGPPMSPL; from the exons ATGGCCCCAGCAAAAGGTTCTCGAACTATTAACAAGACCATAATAAAAGGATATGAGGATCAACAGCAGTACGACGATCCACCTAGTTCAAGCAAAGCTAAACAAAAA AAGAGGAAAATTTCTGACTTAGATCCCAAATGGAGCAAGGATGAGCTTACACAATTTTATGAAGCCTACCGCCGACATGGAAAAGACTGGAAAAAG ATCAGCTTAGCAGTAGGCGGTAAATCGTCAGACATGGTGCGATCTCTTTACAGTGTACATCGG ACTTTCTTATCTCTTCCTGAACGTCAAGCCACTGCCATGGGATTTATTGCGCTGGTGACTGGTCATCACAATGCTTCA GAAAAATTCACAAGTCATATAGGAGATGATAAAATGATCAGAGCATCTGGGAAGGCAAGGCGACGCAGTGAAGCTACACAACAGAAAGCAACTGGAAGGCCTGACGTGCATGAGCATGACTGTCATGAAGGAAAAATTGCTGGATTTTCATCTTCCTTCAAAAAACGATACTATGGAG ATTTTGTCAGGAATAGCCAGAACCATGCTGTTCGAAGGCGTACTCCTCGTATACCGGTCATAGCTCCTGCAGTCAGGAATACCATTGATGAGGTCTCACCAG ACAGAAGTTCCGGAATCACTGAAACAAATAAGGCTGGTCAAGATCATATGTTCTTGAACACCAAGGCAACTGGAGACACAGCGATATGTCAGCAACAGTTGAAGAAAACAAGGATTCAGCAACCTACAGGGGAAGGTCAGACCGTTAAAGTTGAGCATGAGACAGTGATGGCATCTGATGAAGGGAATATGCTTGTTGATTCACTCAACCAACATCATATTCATAGAAACATTATTTCTGAAG ATGATATGTTGGTCTTAGATGTACTGAATAGTCTGGTGAATGCACCCTCTAAAACGTCAAAACTCGAGATCAAAGTTCCTTCAG GATCTCATGGAAAAACTGACTCTGTGTTATCTGGTAGAAGGGAGAAAGATCACCCTACCATTGATCTATCTAAACAAGGGAGGGCAATTGGTAAATCCAGTGCTTCCAAAACTGGGAAGAAAAGGCATAAGAAGCTATTAGGTGCAGAG GTGCTTGCTGAAGCACAAAAAATTTCTGTTAACAATTTAGTTCTGCCAGATGCACCGAGGGTTGGTATCACCGATGATTCATCCTTGTGTACTGACTCTGCAAGAGTGGGGATACCTGAAGCATCTGAAGATATTTCCACTAAAGCCCCCAGGGCATCAACAGAAATCAAGCCTGAGATTAgaatgtctagaaggaccagaAGGAAATaccaaatgcaatgcaaaagaaAGCACGTGTCATGCAATGAAGATTCAGATAATTTACAG GCAAAGAAATTGCTGCACTGTCTGTCATCTGAATCACTTCGTAGATGGTGCGCGTACGAGTGGTTCTATAGTGCAGTTGATTATCCATGGTTTTCGGATAATGAGTTCGTGCACTACCTAAATCATGCAAAATTAAGTCATCTGTCAAGGTTGACAAGATCAGAGTGGAGCGCAATTCGAAG TTCCCTTGGCAAACCCAGGCGATTTTCAGATCATTTTCTGGCTGTGGAAAAGGAAAAACTTGAGGATTATCGAGAGAAAGTAAGGAAAATATATGCTCAACTTCGTGATGGTTCACGGGATTCTCTACCGGCAGACCTAGCTAGGCCATTTTCAGTTGGTCAGGAGGTGATTGTGCGTCATCCAAGTTCTAGAGAACTTTGTGATGGCAAAGTGGTGATGATGGGGCCAGATTGTTACAAGGTTCATTTTGTTAACCCTGACCTTGGTGTTGATATTGTAAAG GACACTGATTGTATGCCAGTTAATTGGTTGTATAATCGTCCTGACAACATGAGAAGGATCTGCCTTTCAAATAATGTGTACAGCATCCTGGAGACAGAGCACATTCCTGACCTTGCAGCAAGTGAGAACTGGGACCTTGCTGTACATGGAGTTACTGTAACATCAGATAAACAGCTCAAG GTTGAATCTGTTGTAAATGGTGAAAGGCCACCGTATTGGAGTACATCCGATGGCCATCCTACAAAATCTAGAGGTTGCCCAGACAACAATGGTGGTCACAACAATGAGCTAGAGTCATATATAGCTGCCTTTGTACAAAAATCGCTATCCCGGGCCAGGCAGATGGTTGATGAAGCCATGAAG GCGAACTCTGAAGGTAGTGATGTAAGGGTACGGATGCCAAATCAAGAGACAGATTGTGTGGGCCCACAATCTGAAGCTACTGTTCGTGGCGCCCAACTTCCTTCCAACCTGATATCAAACTGCATTGCGACAGTTCTTTCTATCAAG CGCCTTAGCGACTCACGGCATCCACCTGCTAACATAGCAGGTGTCTTGGAGCGTGCTTCCTCAATGCTATGCCCAAGCTGTCCGGAGAACCTTGCAATCTACAAAGACATAGAGACTTGTCTCTCTGTCATAGCAAACCAGATACTTGCACTTGTGCCAACAGCGTTGGGCAATTGTGGACCTCCCATGTCACCTCTGTAA